In Aedes albopictus strain Foshan chromosome 3, AalbF5, whole genome shotgun sequence, the following are encoded in one genomic region:
- the LOC109412071 gene encoding zinc metalloproteinase nas-14-like yields MELIGLIALLSAVTTAVAFSVDRQQYNYDCETRSGNFEGDIMLTERQQETVISGRDPVVTEVDKWTNNLVPFVIEADSLTLEYAKLIREAMAKIEDVSTIRFVPKKQERDYLVISGESTGCWSTLGRNRGLNRMNISPSECMFEGAIVHQLFHVLGLGHVTNQQDRDHYLDINWDHVRPEHARSLQIHGGRVLPNHGIPFDEESIMHFGSKHFSRDGSDTIVLKNKEHTIGQREAMSLKDIRKLNIMYPCGYC; encoded by the exons ATGGAGCTAATCGGTTTGATTGCCTTGTTGTCGGCGGTGACTACTGCCGTAGCATTTTCAGTCGACAGACAACAAT ATAATTATGACTGTGAAACTAGAAGCGGTAACTTTGAGGGCGATATAATGCTAACGGAGCGGCAACAGGAAACGGTCATTTCTGGACGTGATCCCGTGGTGACGGAAGTGGATAAGTGGACCAACAATCTAGTGCCGTTTGTGATTGAAGCCGACAGTTTGA CTCTTGAGTATGCCAAACTAATTCGAGAAGCCATGGCTAAAATCGAAGATGTCAGCACGATCAGATTTGTCCCGAAGAAGCAAGAGCGCGACTATCTTGTAATTTCCGGCGAATCAACCGGATGTTGGTCAACGCTTGGGCGCAACAGGGGTCTGAATCGCATGAACATTTCCCCAAGCGAGTGCATGTTCGAGGGAGCCATCGTTCACCAGTTGTTCCATGTACTCGGTTTGGGACACGTGACTAATCAACAGGACCGAGACCATTATCTGGACATCAATTGGGATCACGTTCGACCGGAGCATGCCCGGAGTTTGCAGATTCACGGAGGGCGTGTTCTGCCGAACCATGGCATTCCGTTCGACGAGGAAAGCATTATGCACTTTGGATCGAAGCACTTCAGCCGAGATGGATCGGACACGATCGTTCTGAAG AATAAGGAACACACTATCGGACAGAGGGAAGCGATGAGTCTGAAGGACATCAGGAAGCTGAATATAATGTACCCTTGTGGGTACTGCTAG